A genomic window from Prunus persica cultivar Lovell chromosome G2, Prunus_persica_NCBIv2, whole genome shotgun sequence includes:
- the LOC18771879 gene encoding heavy metal-associated isoprenylated plant protein 47 isoform X2 produces MKQKITIEAQIRCDKCRSKAMKIAVAEDGVISVAFQGPNRDKMVITGDGIDAVDMAKSLRKKLGYADLVSVEEITEKKAVNQDEPKQEKKAENARPQPCSHHPQLEFYIYDPPSTSMCTIL; encoded by the exons ATGAAG CAAAAGATAACCATTGAGGCGCAGATTCGATGTGATAAGTGTCGGTCCAAGGCCATGAAGATAGCTGTTGCGGAAGATG GTGTAATATCAGTGGCTTTCCAGGGACCCAACAGAGACAAAATGGTGATAACTGGAGATGGAATTGATGCTGTGGACATGGCGAAGTCGTTGAGGAAGAAGCTTGGCTACGCAGACTTGGTCAGTGTCGAAGAAATAACTGAAAAGAAAGCTGTGAACCAAGATGAACCTAAACAGGAAAAGAAAGCCGAAAATGCAAGACCACAACCTTGTTCTCACCATCCTCAGTTGGAATTCTACATCTATGATCCACCATCAACGAGTATGTGCACCATTTTGTGA
- the LOC18771879 gene encoding uncharacterized protein LOC18771879 isoform X1 has product MSYLVHGLILTHLFRWMHDLQQKITIEAQIRCDKCRSKAMKIAVAEDGVISVAFQGPNRDKMVITGDGIDAVDMAKSLRKKLGYADLVSVEEITEKKAVNQDEPKQEKKAENARPQPCSHHPQLEFYIYDPPSTSMCTIL; this is encoded by the exons ATGTCATATTTAGTCCATGGTTTGATTCTGACACATTTGTTTCGTTGGATGCATGACCTACAGCAAAAGATAACCATTGAGGCGCAGATTCGATGTGATAAGTGTCGGTCCAAGGCCATGAAGATAGCTGTTGCGGAAGATG GTGTAATATCAGTGGCTTTCCAGGGACCCAACAGAGACAAAATGGTGATAACTGGAGATGGAATTGATGCTGTGGACATGGCGAAGTCGTTGAGGAAGAAGCTTGGCTACGCAGACTTGGTCAGTGTCGAAGAAATAACTGAAAAGAAAGCTGTGAACCAAGATGAACCTAAACAGGAAAAGAAAGCCGAAAATGCAAGACCACAACCTTGTTCTCACCATCCTCAGTTGGAATTCTACATCTATGATCCACCATCAACGAGTATGTGCACCATTTTGTGA
- the LOC18771197 gene encoding uncharacterized protein LOC18771197, with product MDAPDSCQTAAQRFQNVVVMRHGDRIDNFEPLWVSQAARPWDPPLVQAGKDRAFCTGTKLRSDLGFQINRVFVSPFIRCVETAVQVVTALSASEHPTLSKYESDQPLPVDPSKLKVSIEYGLCEMLNKEAIRGDLAPKDGQRWGFNIPELEALFPAGTVDQTVERVYKELPQWGESVTGARARYAEVILALADKYPTENLLLVTHGEGVGSSISLFLEGATVYEVNYCAYSELRRPVFDKDQPTTAGKFEVVKNLRQTGLSYSLEIAETGDLSLPSE from the exons ATGGACGCGCCCGACTCCTGCCAAACCGCGGCGCAACGCTTCCAAAACGTCGTCGTCATGCGCCACGGCGACCGCATCGACAACTTCGAGCCTCTGTGGGTGTCGCAGGCAGCGAGACCATGGGACCCGCCTCTGGTCCAAGCGGGCAAGGATCGGGCCTTCTGCACGGGTACGAAGCTCCGATCCGATCTCGGATTCCAAATCAATCGGGTCTTCGTCTCACCGTTTATACGCTGCGTCGAGACCGCCGTCCAAGTCGTCACCGCTCTCTCCGCCAGCGAACACCCTACTCTCTCCAAATACGAAAGCGACCAGCCCCTCCCTGTCGATCCATCTAAGCTCAAG GTCTCAATTGAATATGGGTTATGTGAGATGCTGAACAAGGAGGCCATCCGTGGCGACTTGGCTCCAAAAGATGGACAACGATGGGGTTTCAATATACCAGAGCTTGAGGCTTTGTTCCCAGCTGGGACAGTGGATCAAACTGTGGAACGAGTGTACAAAGAG TTGCCCCAGTGGGGAGAGAGTGTGACGGGTGCACGGGCTAGATACGCTGAGGTCATTCTGGCCCTTGCAGATAAATACCCTACAGAAAATCTGCTCCTTGTCACTCATG GTGAAGGAGTTGGTTCATCAATTTCTTTATTCCTGGAGGGCGCCACAGTTTATGAAGTAAATTACTGTGCATATTCAGAACTAAGAAGGCCTGTCTTTGACAAAGACCAGCCAACAACTGCTGGGAAGTTTGAGGTAGTGAAAAATCTTCGCCAGACTGGTCTCAGTTACTCGCTTGAAATTGCGGAGACAGGTGATTTAAGCTTACCATCAGAGTAA
- the LOC18769493 gene encoding myb-related protein 305 has product MEGRREEGIRKGPWKAEEDEVLLNHVKKCGPRDWSSIRSKGLLQRTGKSCRLRWVNKLRPNLKNGCKFSLEEERLVIDLQAQFGNKWARIATYLPGRTDNDVKNFWSSRQKRLARILQASAPSKSHKNKREGPVYDEVLTLEGPKFSCSSEGESSSQAQSCSSPPCFGNSEIIKMVPLPDLVKPKLLALEANPVQQELAPTEKNPWIEPQPLIPFPQNPQPQTDLEFSLETQELLARFDPYFDLLTPLVASELGNGGEQLLMEPPFLEPVGSCGSGERDKIGNPITPDCVFDDLPVDMFDQIEQLPNSSEQH; this is encoded by the exons ATGGAGGGTAGAAGAGAAGAGGGTATAAGGAAAGGGCCATGGAAAGCAGAGGAAGATGAAGTTCTGTTAAACCATGTGAAGAAGTGTGGCCCAAGAGACTGGAGCTCCATTCGATCCAAAGGCCTCTTGCAGAGGACTGGCAAGTCTTGCCGTCTCCGTTGGGTCAATAAGCTTAGACCCAACTTGAAGAA TGGGTGCAAATTCTCACTAGAGGAGGAGAGGTTGGTGATAGACTTACAAGCACAATTTGGGAACAAATGGGCAAGAATAGCAACCTATTTGCCTGGGAGGACTGACAATGATGTTAAGAATTTTTGGAGTAGCAGGCAGAAGAGGCTGGCTAGGATTCTGCAGGCATCAGCACCCTCCAAgtcacacaaaaacaaaagggaaggCCCTGTTTATGATGAGGTTCTGACTTTGGAG GGTCCAAAGTTCAGTTGTTCATCAGAGGGAGAATCATCATCACAGGCTCAATCATGCTCATCACCACCTTGCTTTGGGAACTCCGAGATTATCAAAATGGTGCCACTACCAGATCTTGTTAAGCCCAAGTTACTTGCTCTTGAAGCAAACCCTGTTCAACAAGAGCTTGCCCCAACTGAGAAGAATCCATGGATTGAGCCCCAACCACTAATCCCTTTTCCGCAAAACCCACAACCCCAAACAGACCTAGAATTCTCATTAGAAACCCAAGAACTATTGGCAAGATTTGACCCCTATTTCGACTTGTTAACGCCTCTGGTTGCTTCAGAACTTGGAAATGGAGGAGAACAACTTCTCATGGAGCCCCCATTTCTCGAACCGGTAGGAAGTTGTGGAAGTGGTGAAAGGGACAAAATTGGCAATCCCATAACCCCGGACTGTGTCTTCGACGACTTACCGGTAGACATGTTTGATCAGATTGAACAGCTTCCAAACTCATCAGAGCAGCATTGA
- the LOC18770378 gene encoding uncharacterized protein LOC18770378 produces MARWDEILSLPVQSPPTLEFSSGDIVWSKVEGWRDNKDRVALIPFARVDDFLRGESANKECPTRFHVEARRRRQAKTPYKPKVDGVLEYILYWCSFGPDDHRKGGVVRPSRTTYLPKKKNAGRPNTKRGCTCHFIVKRLIAEPSVALVIYNQDKHVDKKGVPCHGPQDKMAAGTRAMFAPYISEDLRLRVLSLLYVGVSVETIMQRHNESVEKQGGPSNRDDLLTHRYVRRQERIIRRSRYELDADDAVSISMWVENHQSNVFYYEDFSDVDPFTLGIQTDWQLQQMIRFGNRSLLASDSRFGTNKLKYSVHSLLVFNDDNKAIPVAWIVAPKFESSNAHKWMRALYNRVQTKDPAWKLAGFIVDDPLADVLTIRDVFQCSVLISFWRVRHAWHKNLVKKCVDNEMRAAISRRFHQAMDNICQQRGTEGLFEDFIEDFLDESDFMDYFKATWYPRIGMWISALQNLPLASQETCAAMEFYHNQLKLRLLNEKKPSVYTRVDWLVDKLGTKVHSYFWLDEYSEKDDFARYWKDEWVSGLTSWRKALKIPDSNVVMEGTCAKVINQLDQDKAYLVWNPGSQFGICNCSWAEMGNLCEHVLKVISVCRKKSAMPSISLLQYHQALIDMLHCPPHDSLIRDHAVSLAVFVQNQLNGLVNLESCNTTMDVTPFADRDRELVNEEVVSHNENDCGDGHVTAVRTKGKLGTEQSNLVARGNRTCNESCGEEVSCDEMDVDPSSICISPPGLYSVDEVVSSSVFSGSRQRSLFNRETEDLASADDALTNPTGYEDDILNRNRQENAMDEDIDIPSSTMEFVEQCTVTHPDDDHIHDIEPTVICKTSDDNTVYNKISPSASIPVELHVVEVAETSGVITGNEQMETEGKNGMEFAEQCTVTDPNDLHCNDIEPTVRASDNNIVDSKTLPSASVPVESQVVQVSEASESDRIEIESKNGSTSNHRSSVDDAITIDGVRDNLINGSDCSQYSNAVGTSMAVQGESLLKCSPTSSYNEERLPVENGDTETVSSEKPSFITESHLTSTKLQNGAESINTNNGLISQPVANGINTTSAEGTTSMETAEAF; encoded by the exons ATGGCTAGATGGGATGAGATTCTGTCCCTTCCTGTTCAGAGTCCACCAACACTGGAGTTTTCTTCTGGTGATATTGTGTGGTCAAAGGTGGAAGGTTGGCGTGACAATAAAGATAGAGTTGCTCTAATTCCATTTGCTAgagttgatgattttttgagGGGTGAATCCGCAAACAAGGAATGTCCAACAAGATTTCATGTTGAAGCAAGGAGGCGGCGGCAGGCAAAGACGCCTTACAAACCAAAGGTTGATGGTGTTCTTGAATATATTCT ATATTGGTGTTCCTTTGGTCCTGATGACCATAGGAAGGGTGGGGTTGTACGACCTAGCAGGACTACTTATCtcccaaagaagaaaaatgctgGTCGACCAAACACCAAGAGAGGATGTACCTGCCACTTTATCGTGAAACGCTTAATTGCTGAACCCTCAGTGGCGCTTGTCATATATAATCAGGATAAGCATGTGGATAAGAAAGGGGTGCCATGTCATGGCCCGCAAGACAAGATGGCTGCCGGAACACGTGCTATGTTTGCCCCATACATCTCTGAGGACCTACGTCTTCGTGTGCTATCTTTGCTATATGTGGGGGTCTCTGTGGAGACTATAATGCAGAGACACAACGAATCAGTAGAGAAACAGGGCGGTCCATCTAATCGTGATGATCTTTTAACCCATAGGTACGTTCGGAGACAGGAGAGGATCATTCGACGTTCTAGATATGAATTGGATGCAGATGATGCGGTTAGCATCAGCATGTGGGTGGAAAACCATCAGAGTAATGTTTTCTACTATGAGGATTTCTCTGATGTGGACCCTTTCACTTTGGGAATTCAAACAGATTGGCAGTTGCAACAGATGATTCGCTTTGGAAATCGCAGCCTTCTAGCTTCTGATTCAAGGTTCGgaacaaacaaattgaag TATTCAGTTCACAGTCTCCTTGTATTTAACGACGACAACAAGGCCATTCCAGTAGCTTGGATAGTGGCTCCAAAGTTTGAAAGTTCCAATGCCCATAAATGGATGAGGGCTCTTTACAATAGAGTTCAAACGAAAGATCCTGCATGGAAGTTGGCTGGGTTCATTGTGGATGATCCGCTAGCTGATGTGCTCACTATCAG GGATGTATTTCAGTGCTCGGTGTTGATAAGCTTTTGGCGTGTTCGTCATGCATGGCATAAAAACTTAGTAAAGAAATGTGTGGACAATGAGATGCGAGCTGCAATATCAAGAAGGTTTCATCAGGCAATGGATAACATTTGTCAGCAACGAGGAACTGAGGGTTTGTTTGAGGACTTCATAGAAGATTTTCTAGATGAATCAGATTTTATGGATTACTTTAAGGCAACCTGGTATCCTAGAATAG GGATGTGGATCTCTGCTCTACAAAATCTTCCACTTGCTAGCCAGGAAACCTGTGCAGCAATGGAGTTCTACCACAACCAACTAAAGCTTAGGTTGTTGAATGAGAAGAAACCTAGTGTGTACACACGAGTTGATTGGTTGGTTGACAAGCTGGGTACAAAAGTACATTCCTACTTCTGGCTTGATGAATATTCCGAGAAGGATGATTTTGCTCGATATTGGAAAGATGAATGGGTGAGTGGTTTAACATCTTGGCGTAAAGCGTTGAAGATTCCAGACTCCAATGTAGTCATGGAAGGTACATGTGCAAAAGTTATTAACCAGCTTGATCAAGATAAGGCTTATCTTGTTTGGAACCCTGGTTCACAGTTCGGTATTTGCAACTGCAGTTGGGCAGAAATGGGCAACCTGTGCGAGCATGTACTGAAAGTTATCAGTGTCTGTCGGAAAAAGTCGGCTATGCCATCTATAAGCCTATTGCAGTACCACCAGGCCTTGATTGATATGCTGCACTGCCCACCTCATGATTCTTTGATTCGTGATCATGCTGTTTCTTTAGCCGTCTTTGTACAGAATCAATTAAATGGACTAGTTAATTTGGAAAGCTGCAATACCACAATGGATGTGACACCTTTTGCTGATCGAGATCGAGAATTAGTAAATGAGGAAGTAGTATCTCATAACGAGAATGATTGTGGGGATGGACATGTCACTGCTGTGAGAACCAAGGGTAAATTGGGTACTGAACAGAGTAATCTGGTAGCACGTGGAAATCGCACATGTAATGAGAGTTGTGGAGAAGAAGTATCTTGTGATGAGATGGATGTTGACCCATCATCCATCTGTATTTCCCCACCTGGGTTATATTCTGTTGACGAGGTTGTGTCTAGCAGTGTCTTCTCGGGAAGCAGACAGAGGTCATTGTTTAACAGAGAGACTGAAGATTTGGCTTCCGCAGATGATGCTCTCACTAATCCAACTGGATATGAGGATGATATCTTAAATAGAAATAGGCAAGAAAATGCGATGGATGAGGACATTGATATCCCTTCTTCAACAATGGAGTTTGTGGAGCAATGCACAGTAACCCATCCAGATGATGACCACATCCATGATATTGAACCCACTGTTATTTGCAAGACATCTGATGACAATACTGTATATAACAAGATCTCCCCATCTGCATCTATTCCTGTTGAATTACATGTGGTTGAAGTAGCCGAAACTTCAGGTGTCATAACAGGAAATGAACAAATGGaaacagaaggaaaaaatGGAATGGAGTTTGCGGAACAATGCACAGTAACCGATCCAAATGATCTCCACTGCAATGATATTGAGCCTACTGTTAGAGCATCTGATAACAATATCGTAGATAGCAAGACTTTGCCATCTGCATCTGTGCCTGTTGAATCACAAGTGGTTCAAGTGTCTGAAGCTTCAGAAAGTGATAGAATAGAAATTGAAAGCAAGAATGGAAGCACAAGTAATCACCGATCATCCGTTGATGATGCTATCACAATTGATGGGGTTCGTGACAACTTGATAAATGGTTCTGATTGTAGTCAGTATTCAAATGCAGTTGGCACTTCGATGGCTGTACAAGGAGAATCATTGCTTAAATGCTCACCAACATCAAGTTACAACGAGGAACGTCTGCCTGTTGAGAATGGGGATACTGAAACTGTTTCTTCTGAGAAGCCGTCTTTTATTACTGAATCTCATCTTACTAGTACTAAACTTCAAAACGGTGCTGAAAGCATTAACACTAACAATGGGCTGATCAGCCAACCAGTTGCCAATGGCATCAATACTACTTCTGCTGAGGGAACAACTTCAATGGAGACTGCTGAGGCCTTTTGA
- the LOC18770428 gene encoding uncharacterized protein LOC18770428, whose product MQEEETLESGGSGGRGGSRAHLWWAGASAAQLGWAVVSSRRGCAGNSTTMPFKAFAVASLYVGSIATAGVAGLQASGIRKVEDLVELGANIRTGLGVHRRTRDE is encoded by the exons ATGCAGGAGGAGGAGACTCTGGAGAGTGGAGGAAGTGGAGGTCGCGGTGGGTCCCGCGCTCATTTGTGGTGGGCCGGGGCCAGCGCGGCCCAGTTGGGTTGGGCCGTGGTGTCGTCCCGGAGAGGTTGCGCCGGAAACTCCACGACGATGCCTTTCAAGGCTTTTGCCGTTGCGTCCCTCTACGTCGGCTCCATCGCCACCGCAGGCGTAGCTGGCCTGCAAGCCTCTGGAATCCGCAAG GTGGAGGATCTAGTAGAGCTGGGTGCAAACATAAGAACTGGACTTGGGGTACATCGGAGGACAAGAGACGAATAA